AATCCCATGAAAGTTGATTTATATGGAAATTTATAAATTTTTATAATTTATAAATAGAAGTTTGGTTTACACGATAAGTCTATATAAGAAGAACTAGCTTTTTCTTCATTGATCAAACTCCAAACGGACTTGTTCATCCACTAAACTTATCAAAGGAACAAAGATGGCGATGCTTACTAAAGGTAAGCTCTCTCTCTCTTGAATCGATGATCAGGGTTTCGTTTCTAATGGTTTGAAGCTGTTTCGAGGTTGCTTTATGTTGCTTCGATTTTGATGTTGCGCCAACTACAATGTTTGTTGCTTCGTCGTTCTAAATGAAGCTCTCTGTTAGTTATGTGCTTGTTTCAATGCAATTATGTTATTCGATTCTGATGTTGCGCCGACTACTATGTTGTTCCCATTCGTGTTGATGTTACCACTGTTTTGATTCTGATGTTGCATTCCACATCTTTTTTTTTTTGTGAACTGGTGCTCTGTGTATGTTCTCTATACAGGTATGATGGCTTTTTGTAAAGACTAAGACGGAAGCATATATTGGTGTCATTGAGCAGCTTGGGAACGGTCTCCATCATGGAGATACCAATGTATGATACTTCTTTTCCTAAAAGATGTGGAGATAGTCAATGTGGAGGAGGATGAATCATATACGTCAAAGATTCATGTAACACCTCATGTGTATGTGATGCAAATCTCCCCCCCCCCCCCCCCCCCCCCCCCCCCCCNNNNNNNNNNNNNNNNNNNNNNNNNNNNNNNNNNNNNNNNNNNNNNNNNNNNNNNNNNNNNNNNNNNNNNNNNNNNNNNNNNNNNNNNNNNNNNNNNNNNNNNNNNNNNNNNNNNNNNNNNNNNNNNNNNNNNNNNNNNNNNNNNNNNNNNNNNNNNNNNNNNNNNNNNNNNNNNNNNNNNNNNNNNNNNNNNNNNNNNNNNNNNNNNNNNNNNNNNNNNNNNNNNNNNNNNNNNNNNNNNNNNNNNNNNNNNNNNNNNNNNNNNNNNNNNNNNNNNNNNNNNNNNNNNNNNCCCCCCCCCCCCCCACCCCCACTCCTCTTGTAACTTCTTCAGAGTCTTTGACTGAAGATAGTAAATGTAAGCATAGAAGAACAATTTAACAAATTTAAGTTGAAAAAACCAATGGTGTGGTCCTAATGCATGCATTGTTTTATGTAATGGGATTTGTCTAACATGTTATATTATTTGGGTATCTAAAAGTGTATATTGGTCATATTTAGTACATATCATAAATCAGTTTAACATTAATCTTTTTTTCTTAAGGTTGATAATTTCTTACTTTATATAAATTATTCATTAGTAAAATAACAAATGAATTGAAATGTGATTTTATTATCTATTCTTGGAAGATCTTGTGTTACATATCCGTATCTCAAACACAATCTCTTTCGTCAGAGGATTCCAATAGAATAAATGAGAAACTATTGGATTTAAGTTTTAAAATTCTAAAATACTTAACAATATCTAAATATTCTTTTTATTTTATTATTTACTAAAATATTCTATTAAAACTTTATAATAGTGGCGCTCTTAAGTTTTCAATAAATACAGTATAGAGTGTATGTTTCTTTCAGAATCACTATATATACTTTATACACCAAGAAGAAAAATATATATCTAGCTGTTTGTACTAGAGTATCTGTCAAAACTAAAATCCAGGACTGAAATCTAGAAATTATTAAAACTATATCATTTGTAAGTAACAGAACCAACTACCAAAAAATCTGAAAATACGATGAAATTTTAGATTCGACATTGCGAGCTCATTGATTAGGAGAATGAACTGAATGTCAGCGATTTTTCTCTGAGTCTCCATAGGAAACGTTTGTTAGCAGTGAGATTAGAAGTAGTTGTTGGCTTGTATTGGCCATTGAGGCAGAGAGACTTATTTTGCCGTTTGATACAACGGGAAGGCCTTACAGGAAGACAACAGAACTTACTAGTTTATTTCCATAAGGTTGTGATTTCGTACTTTATCTTATAATATTGGATATTCGGTTTATGGTAAATTAGAAATGAAATTTGAAAGCAAAGTAAGCTTTTATTCATGTCATCAGTACATACTTATTCTTTTTTTTTTTGTCAACAAGATACAGATTTTAGTCACAAGAAACTAAAAGGACGAAGAAATAATAATACATTTTTGTACATACACAAGGCACTAGGAGATTTATCAACGTTACCTGATTTTTCCCAAGCGTAATAATACAGAAAGAGAGAGGATTCTTGAGAATCAGCTTGTCTTGGCAGATAAGGTTTTAGATGAAGATATAATACACTTGATAGAACAGAAAAAGAAAGCATCTCTCTTATACTTGAAAACCAGTTTGTCTCGGCAGATGTTGTGACATGCAAGACACATCGGCCGAGAAAGACTGCTATTGGATGCAGTCTCAATCTCAAAACCCTTCACATTGATCGTAATGCTAGGTTTCATATATGGGTATTTACCTATTGCGCATTCAACACATATAACGGTTTTGCATTCAGTGCATCCATAGAGATCCTGGTCACTCGGGTAGAGACCCATGCAATACGGGTAGTCATCTTCTATTTTTACTTCACATATTATACAACTCAACACTGGTCACCTGATTGATTCAGCAAAACCTCGGGTAAGGGGATGAGGGTCATATTTGTACTTTACCAAAACCGGCAGAGTTGCGCGTTTTCGTTTCAAAGTGAAGTCGCATTGGTTACAACGTGCACCACTGCCTGTTAGATGGAGACGGTGTTCGTACGCTTTATTGGACAATGGATCAGAAAGGGAAGCACACCTAGCATCCATTGTAAACTTACAATCTTTTTCGTAGGACCGATACATGAAGCCACACGACGCTCGTCCACATTTAGAACAACAGAAGAACCCTTCTTTGATGTTCATGAAGTTCACTTCTAGGTTTAGCGGATGGCGGTGGAACGTGTGTTCCATCTTCCGATGAAGACTTGCATAAGTGTCGTGAAGTGAAAAATCACATTCTTTACAGCCCAAGAAACTATTGAACTCAATGGGAAGGATGCATGCTTGACATACCCCTCCCTCGTCCACTTCATCGTTGACGCGAATTCTCATCAGGTCATGGTGATGACTAAAGTGACGGCTAGTCTTGTCATCTACCTCCACCAACGAGGACGACGCAACATCTACAGAACTACTAACTTCTTTAGGTTCTTGTTCAACATCTTTGCCATCCCAAACCTCTTTATCCGTTGCAAAGTATGAATGTAGCGTAACCACACGACTTGTGGGTACAAATATATCCTCCACTCCATATTCATAAAGAAGCGGTTGATAACATATTCGACATTTTTTCTTATCAAGAACTTGAAAAGTATGAAACATACGATGTGAGTGACGAGTAAGCTTTATTACCTTTGGTAAATAGATACAGCTTTTGTGAACAAAGAAACTGCATGGCAAACATCCATACATATTCATCTTGTCCTTGTATATCTCTCCACAAGCAGCACAGTTGAAGGAGTTCATTTTGCGAATGAAGATGAGCGTATGGTTAGGTGTCTCTGGACGATTTATTGTCTGATTGGACTCCAATAATATATATGGTCGAACATCCTATGTGAAATCAAAAATCACAAACACAACAATGAACATGCGTAGACCCAATTGGAATACTTATTCACAAATAATGCAATTTTTAACAGAACGATAAGAAATATAATTTTGTGGTGGACGAGACGTTTCAAAAAGGTGTTGATGATGAAAAAATGATTTTGGAGGTCTTCCATACGGGTTCGTTTTTTTATTATTAAGAAACTTGAACCTTTATTTATAGACAACGACATTCGTTATATTTATAGAGAATTCAACCTTGTGTGAAGATGGTATCATTGGCTTTAAGATTGCTTGCAATAAAAGTAAATTAATTGGTTGCTAATTTTTTATAACAAATTTAACTTAAAATCTGTTCAAAAAGCGCATCCCTCGTACCTGTAGATATGCTTCCTCATGATTTCAGGACTTAATTGGTTGTTAATTTTTTATACACCATGAGAGGGACTTGCATGCCAGAAGAGAGAACTTACTAATACACCATGGCTTATGGTTATTTTTTTTGGGTCAATGCTTATGGTTAATTAGAAATGAAATTTGGAAGAAAAGATAGCTTTTATTTATGTCAATATGTACATTTTCTGCTAGTCAACAAGATACGAACTTTATACACAAGGACTAGGAGAATAATTAACGTTATCTGATTTTTCCCAAGCAATCAAAACATCCCAGAGGCTTGGTCTAAATATTTCACATGGGTTTTGGATAGAGAGGTAATAATAAAGTTGATAGAACATAAAGAGAGAGTATTCTTGAGAATCAGTTTTTCATGGCAGATAGGGTTTTCGATGAAGAGGTAATACATTCGATAGAACAAAAAGAGACATCATCTCTCTTATTCTTGAAAACCAGTTTGTCTTGGCTGATACAGTGACATCTGTGATATATCGGCCGACAAATCCTGTTGGATACATTCCTGGTAGTTTATTATTACTTCACATACTTTATAATTCAACGCCCACCTTGTCCTTGGGAATAACTGAGAATAATGTACGGTAAGTGGATGAGTGTCAAACTTGCATTTTACCAACACCGGAGTTGCACTTTTTGATTTCAAATGGAAGCTGCATTTGAAACATTTTCCCCGCTGTCGAGGGTGTTTGTGTGCTCCATTGTTCAATGGATCAGAAAGGGAAGAACACTTTGTATACATTTTAAAGTCACATTCTTCTTGGTAGCGCAGCGATACATGAAACCACATGATTCACGTCCACATTTAGAACAACTGAGGAACCCGTCTTTGATTTTCATCACGTTTAAGGTTTACCTCTAGGGTTAGCGGATGGCGGTGGAGCGAGTGTTCTCCATCTTCCGAGGAAGACTTACACAACTGTCATGGAGTGCAAAATCACATTCTTTACAACCCAAGAAACTAGCAAAGTCAATGAGAAGGATGCATGCTTGACATACTCGTCCATCGTCCACTTCATTATTGACGCAAAGTGCCATCAGGTCATGTTGATGACTAAAGTGGCGGCTAGTCTTGTCATCTACCTCCACCAATGGTGACGACTGACGACGCAATATCTTCAGAATTATTAATTCCTTCAGGTTCTCGTTCCATATCTTTGCCATCCCAAATCTCTTTACGTACGTGTTGCACAATATGAATGTAGTTTATAATCACACGACTTGTCGATACAAATATATCCTCCACATTCATAAACAACCGGTTTATCACATATTAGGCAGTTCTTAAAATCAAGAACTTGATAAGTTTGAAACAAGCGATGTCGGTGACTGGTGAGCTTTATGACCTTTGGTAAATAGATACAGTTTCTGTGATCAAAGAAATTGTATTGCAAACATCCGTACATATTCATCTTCTCCTTGTATACCCCACAAGCAGCACAGTTGAAGGTGTTCATTTTGCGAATGAAGGTGAGTATTGTGCCAATTGCCAAATGAGTATTGTTATATCTAGCTAATAGTCTGCCTAGTTAAGCCTTATCTTGCAAACGTTGTCTCAAAAACTTAACACAATTAATGCACACGTGGCTTCAATAGTGACTCATTAATCAACCCAAATAATTCCGGGGATACATTTTATTTTCGGTAGTACCTCGTTGCTGTATTTAGTCTCCCAAACCTGTTCACATTCATGTAATTCATATTTCAATGACTCCAAGTCCAAGTACACCTAGTTGTACTTGTCTCTGTACATTTCACGATAAGTAGGAATCATAACTAAGTGTGTTATTATATTCAAAGCTATATCCTCCTTTTAAATTCTCCATTTTAATTTATAAATCATATTTATACAAAACCCATATTGTTTTATTTTGTTTACTTGTAATCATGGATATTTCAGATTTATAAAATCACATGCAGAATGCAGAGTAATCTTGCTTTTCTTGGTTCTAGAATCAAGATTTGGAAGGGAATGGTTGGTGAGCATGAGATATCAATGCATCTGAATTGCTTGATTTCGTTTGGGTGACAGGTGAGTAGGGGACGATGACAGGTGAGCTATGGAATACCAGAAATGGTTTACATGATTTTGAAACTTTCTCGAAATTTGCATGAACCAATGAAAAGTCTCCACATGGGGACTCAAAACACAAGAATCACATATAATAAGTGAAATGTATTGATAATAAATATCCTAATAGCATTGAATCTATGACTCTATCTTGTGGTTGTTGTTGTGCAAGCCAGCTTTGCAGCTTAGAGCAGGATTAAAGGGGTATGCAAGGTGAATTTTTAAGGGGAAAAGGTGGTGTGGGCCCCACCAAAATTGTTGAGACCGTGTCTTCTGTCCCGAAATAAGGGACGTTTTTTGTACTGTTTCGCGGGCCCCACTGACACGTGGTGGCCCGCGATTGGTTCATTTTTTTTTTTCTTTTTTTTTAAATCAGCAAAAAAAAAAAAAAAAAAAAATTAAAATAAGAAACCCAAGTTGGGTATTTGGGTTGAGGGTGCTCTTATGCTCTGTGACTCTTAATTGTAGTTTTCCTATGGCTTTTGACTTAAAATCGTTGTTTGGGTTTATTCATTTAGTTATTATACATTTCTGATTTCGAAAAATGATTTTGTTAACTTACAAATGCAAGCACATGGTCTAGATTTAGTGTACTGATCATTGATCAATTGGTTTCTCTCTCGTGAGTATCATTTCCCTTTACTCTTATATACATTATATTCTTATTTTATTTTTAATCAGTCTCGAATTGTTTCAGTCCAACGGTTTTGCATTATTGTGATGAAGCTCCTGTGGTCAAATGGTTAGAGATCGTTTGGCATTTTAGGGTAATCATGTATACTTAGTGGATAGCTGGTGTAATTAACGGAAAATGACGACATATCAATATTGATTCAGCTTGGCTAGTTAGTTCTAAAGAAGCTGATGATGTAGTTTTTCTTTTTACATGTGCGTTTGCTACAACTTAAATTATTCTATGTTTACATGTGCGTTTTTCATATAGAACAATTAGTTCATCCATTTTGTTTATTGTGAAGAAGTGTTACTTCTTTATCAAAAGAACGTCAAAAATTAAAACATGTGTATTATAACATATTTAGTAACCAACTACTATAATCTTTAGTGATATATTGGGAAAAAGGAACTTTATAGACCCGTATAATTATTTGCCTTAAAGACTAAACCAGATCATAATCTAAATATTAAACTGGTACAACTACTAAACATGTTTACATATCTGCATAATTAACATCGATTAGCTGTAGTATTTGTGTTTATGCGGTCTTTAAACAAATCAAACCTCTTAGTTAATTTGGATGTATATGCTCTCCTTCTAGATCTGATCACCTTGTGATTTTTCAACTGAAAGGCATGGATTGTGCATATGGTCGCACCTATTTAACTAAGATGTCTCAATAATTTAAAATCATGATTATCTTATAATTACGTAATTATGTGTACAATTTGAATTTTAGTAGTATAAATGACTACGTCATTGGTCTAGCTAGTGATCATCACCACAACTAGCACCAAGTTCTTGATGTCTTTGTGGCTTTGTTTTTTTCGTTGCTCAAAAAGGGACACTCGTCCATGTAAAATTAATAGTTCAGAAGATCAGCGTTACTTTCAATTTTTCACTTTCTCTTCTAACTAAATCATCTTTTTTTTTTTAATAGTACTTTTATTCATCTTTCCTTTCCAATAGAATGACTGTAATTTTCTTGGATAAACACTTATAGTGTTTTGACTTCATATTATTTAAACTTGCTTTGTGATTAATTTTCTTAATGCTATAAGCTTGCGGTTCAAGTTGTGACATCGAGAGATGACCAACCATCAAAATGCTAAAAAGTCTAGATTTTGTCATCTTTCCTTTTGACTGAGACCTTAAAATCTCATGATTTGTATAATGATTCTCTAGCTTAGAACTAGTTTTTGTTTCTATTATTTTGTGAGTAATATACTTATATTTTGTAGCTATAATGTCAGTAAATTTGTGTAATTTTATTGGTTAAAAATAATAGTAGTATTTTTTTACTGTTTGGCCACATACGTTTGACTAATACAGTATAAGTATTAGGCCGTTAGACCATGCACATATCAAAACTATATATATGGAAGAAAAAAACTATATATATGGCAAAAGACTGTATCTTATAATCTTGATATCACATATATCTGCAAAAGTTGATGAACTAAATATGAATAACAAAAAAAAACTGTATGACCTAGTGGAACATTTCGTTAATTAGGACATAACCATATATAAGTTCGGGTCCTATATTGAAATGGATATCCATGATGTAACTGATGGTGTCGATGGATGACAATAATGACTTTGTCTTATGTGTATTATATATATGTTCTAGGCACCTCAACACAATAATAGGTAGTTTGATATTTTTACTTATTTAATTAATTTGGTTAGTTTTCACTTAGTCCAATATTAAATTCTCGTTAGGAAAATAAAAATCAAATGTTTGAACCAGTAAACGTGTACACCTTAATTTAACTAGCGAGATGTCTCTAACAAAATAAAGAAATTAACATATTGACACTATATCTCGAGCTGCGCGGATTTTTGTTTTCATTTATTTTATATAAATATTTTGTTTTCAATTCTAAATTGGTATATATTATAATATATATGTGTCTATCAATTTTTAAAACATAATAAGTTTACTGTATATTTTTGCATTGAATAGATTCTCTCAAAATTTCACATGTATTTGTATCTTCTTCTATATATATATTTTCGGATTATTGTTTCATTATTAAAATCGTAACTATATATATAAAGATTAGTGAAAATGTTGTTTTATTGTCATATTCAAAAATATTGTAACATTTCACAAATTTAGAAAGTTTATAAAAAATTAAACTTTTCGCTTCATAGATTTATATTATCGAGTACATAATTAAAGATTTTGTTTTTGTTTAATTTTTAAAATAAACTATATAGTTTAAAATTTCTTTTCATTGGTTTAAGGTAGTAAAGATTAATCATTGTTAGATAATATGATTTTTGTTATTTAAATCCGAGATCCGCTCCGGATCCGCTCCGAAAATAGGATATCCGGGGTGCCCGGATCCGAATCCGGATAGTAAAATCTTGGATCCGTGCAAACCGAATCCGGATCCGGATATCTTAATTTTTAGATCCGGATATCCGGACCCGGATCCGTATTTTTAAAATACATTAAATTTTTAAATTTTATTAATATTTATATTTGATATATTAATATTTATACATGAATTAATCTTATAATATTATATTTCAGTTTTTACAATATTATAAACATATATAAATATATTTATAAATATTTAATTTATGTATTATATTAAAAAAAATAGTATTTTTTTGTTTAAAAAATTATTTTTAATTATTTTGACGGATCCGGATCCGGATATCCGCGGATAATATAATATCGAGACGGATATCCGAAACCCGGATATCCGGAAACCACAAATCCGGATCCGGATATTAAATCCACGGATCCGACTGATCTGGATCCGGATCTGGTTACCCTAAATTTCCCGGATATCCGGATCCGTCCCACCCCTATGTATAGTATTACAACATTAAATTATATCTATTTAATTTATACTATCTACAAATCCAATGGATCATATATTGTTTAAATCCAATTATTGATAGTCCAATAAAAATTTCTGGTTGGCCCAAAATTTAAATGATAAGATTAGAGATTAAATATAACATGACTTTTTAGGAATATATTCATTAGGTCTATTTTTTAAAAAATCACACATGAATCAAAGTTGTGGCTTCTGTTTTAATATATAAGATTTACGAAGGTGTAAGGTAAAATAATAGCTGCAAAGTCGGTCTACTAGTTCTGAAAGAGTCAGTTAAACAAGAACATCTCAACCAAATAAATATGATGTCGTAATTTTACACGTTTACTGATTCAAACATTTGATTTTTATTTTCCTAACGAGAATTTAATATTCCCCCCGTTTCAAAATGTTACATACTCTATAATTTTTTATTATTATTATTATTTGCATTTTCAATGCATGTTTTATTAATTAATTGTAAACTTCAAAAAACTTAATTGCACTTATTGAATTTTTATTAGATTAAAATTATAAAAAAAGATAATCACAAAAAATATGCAAATTTAGTGTGTTTTATTAAAATATGTGAAAAATCTAAAATATGTAATATTTTGAAATGGTGAGAATATTGGACTAAAGTGACTCGATCTAAAGTGTACGGTTAAATCTATAAAGGTAGAAGATGTCAACTGACTTAAGAAATTACAGTTATGATTTTCTAACATAAAACACATCAATATCTAAATACCTTATATATATATATATATATGTATAATTAATTCAATATATCTTTTATATTTTATTTGCATACACTACAAGAAAACGTGTCCATAACAACGAATATTTACGACGAAAATATTTCGTCGTAAATTTACATGGTGTTTACAACGCAATTACGAGGAATCCAACTTTCATCGTAAACGCCATGTAAATTTACGACGAATAGATTTCGTCGTAAACTCCATGTAAGTTTACGACGAATGTACGTGGAATGAGAAATACGTCGTAATCATTACATCGACATTACAACGAAACATGTTACCGTTATATTTAGGTGAAAACGTGTATTCAATGTGCNNNNNNNNNNNNNNNNNNNNNNNNNNNNNNNNNNNNNNNNNNNNNNNNNNNNNNNNNNNNNNNNNNNNNNNNNNNNNNNNNNNNNNNNNNNNNNNNNNNNNNNNNNNNNNNNNNNNNNNNNNNNNNNNNNNNNNNNNNNNNNNNNNNNNNNNNNNNNNNNNNNNNNNNNNNNNNNNNNNNNNNNNNNNNNNNNNNNNNNNNNNNNNNNNNNNNNNNNNNNNNNNNNNNNNNNNNNNNNNNNNNNNNNNNNNNNNNNNNNNNNNNNNNNNNNNNNNNNNNNNNNNNNNNNNNNNNNNNNNNNNNNNNNNNNNNNNNNNNNNNNNNNNNNNNNNNNNNNNNNNNNNNNNNNNNNNNNNNNNNNNNNNNNNNNNNNNNNNNNNNNNNNNNNNNNNNNNNNNNNNNNNNNNNNNNNNNNNNNNNNNNNNNNNNNNNNNNNNNNNNNNNNNNNNNNNNNNNNNNNNNNNNNNNNNNNNNNNNNNNNNNNNNNNNNNNNNNNNNNNNNNNNNNNNNNNNNNNNNNNNNNNNNNNNNNNNNNNNNNNNNNNNNNNNNNNNNNNNNNNNNNNNNNNNNNNNNNNNNNNNNNNNNNNNNNNNNNNNNNNNNNNNNNNNNNNNNNNNNNNNNNNNNNNNNNNNNNNNNNNNNNNNNNNNNNNNNNNNNNNNNNNNNNNNNNNNNNNNNNNNNNNNNNNNNNNNNNNNNNNNNNNNNNNNNNNNNNNNNNNNNNNNNNNNNNNNNNNNNNNNNNNNNNNNNNNNNNNNNNNNNNNNNNNNNNNNNNNNNNNNNNNNNNNNNNNNNNNNNNNNNNNNNNNNNNNNNNNNNNNNNNNNNNNNNNNNNNNNNNNNNNNNNNNNNNNNNNNNNNNNNNNNNNNNNNNNNNNNNNNNNNNNNNNNNNNNNNNNNNNNNNNNNNNNNNNNNNNNNNNNNNNNNNNNNNNNNNNNNNNNNNNNNNNNNNNNNNNNNNNNNNNNNNNNNNNNNNNNNNNNNNNNNNNNNNNNNNNNNNNNNNNNNNNNNNNNNNNNNNNNNNNNNNNNNNNNNNNNNNNNNNNNNNNNNNNNNNNNNNNNNNNNNNNNNNNNNNNNNNNNNNNNNNNNNNNNNNNNNNNNNNNNNNNNNNNNNNNNNNNNNNNNNNNNNNNNNNNNNNNNNNNNNNNNNNNNNNNNNNNNNNNNNNNNNNNNNNNNNNNNNNNNNNNNNNNNNNNNNNNNNNNNNNNNNNNNNNNNNNNNNNNNNNNNNNNNNNNNNNNNNNNNNNNNNNNNNNNNNNNNNNNNNNNNNNNNNNNNNNNNNNNNNNNNNNNNNNNNNNNNNNNNNNNNNNNNNNNNNNNNNNNNNNNNNNNNNNNNNNNNNNNNNNNNNNNNNNNNNNNNNNNNNNNNNNNNNNNNNNNNNNNNNNNNNNNNNNNNNNNNNNNNNNNNNNNNNNNNNNNNNNNNNNNNNNNNNNNNNNNNNNNNNNNNNNNNNNNNNNNNNNNNNNNNNNNNNNNNNNNNNNNNNNNNNNNNNNNNNNNNNNNNNNNNNNNNNNNNNNNNNNNNNNNNNNNNNNNNNNNNNNNNNNNNNNNNNNNNNNNNNNNNNNNNNNNNNNNNNNNNNNNNNNNNNNNNNNNNNNNNNNNNNNNNNNNNNNNNNNNNNNNNNNNNNNNNNNNNNNNNNNNNNNNNNNNNNNNNNNNNNNNNNNNNNNNNNNNNNNNNNNNNNNNNNNNNNNNNNNNNNNNNNNNNNNNNNNNNNNNNNNNNNNNNNNNNNNNNNNNNNNNNNNNNNNNNNNNNNNNNNNNNNNNNNNNNNNNNNNNNNNNNNNNNNNNNNNNNNNNNNNNNNNNNNNNNNNNNNNNNNNNNNNNNNNNNNNNNNNNNNNNNNNNNNNNNNNNNNNNNNNNNNNNNNNNNNNNNNNNNNNNNNNNNNNNNNNNNNNNNNNNNNNNNNNNNNNNNNNNNNNNNNNNNNNNNNNNNNNNNNNNNNNNNNNNNNNNNNNNNNNNNNNNNNNNNNNNNNNNNNNNNNNNNNNNNNNNNNNNNNNNNNNNNNNNNNNNNNNNNNNNNNNNNNNNNNNNNNNNNNNNNNNNNNNNNNNNNNNNNNNNNNNNNNNNNNNNNNNNNNNNNNNNNNNNNNNNNNNNNNNNNNNNNNNNNNNNNNNNNNNNNNNNNNNNNNNNNNNNNNNNNNNNNNNNNNNNNNNNNNNNNNNNNNNNNNNNNNNNNNNNNNNNNNNNNNNNNNNNNNNNNNNNNNNNNNNNNNNNNNNNNNNNNNNNNNNNNNNNNNNNNNNNNNNNNNNNNNNNNNNNNNNNNNNNNNNNNNNNNNNNNNNNNNNNNNNNNNNNNNNNNNNNNNNNNNNNNNNNNNNNNNNNNNNNNNNNNNNNNNNNNNNNNNNNNNNNNNNNNNNNNNNNNNNNNNNNNNNNNNNNNNNNNNNNNNNNNNNNNNNNNNNNNNNNNNNNNNNNNNNNNNNNNNNNNNNNNNNNNNNNNNNNNNNNNNNNNNNNNNNNNNNNNNNNNNNNNNNNNNNNNNNNNNNNNNNNNNNNNNNNNNNNNNNNNNNNNNNNNNNNNNNNNNNNNNNNNNNNNNNNNNNNN
The DNA window shown above is from Brassica oleracea var. oleracea cultivar TO1000 chromosome C3, BOL, whole genome shotgun sequence and carries:
- the LOC106330229 gene encoding uncharacterized protein LOC106330229 — protein: MNSFNCAACGEIYKDKMNMYGCLPCSFFVHKSCIYLPKVIKLTRHSHRMFHTFQVLDKKKCRICYQPLLYEYGVEDIFVPTSRVVTLHSYFATDKEVWDGKDVEQEPKEVSSSVDVASSSLVEVDDKTSRHFSHHHDLMRIRVNDEVDEGGVCQACILPIEFNSFLGCKECDFSLHDTYASLHRKMEHTFHRHPLNLEVNFMNIKEGFFCCSKCGRASCGFMYRSYEKDCKFTMDARCASLSDPLSNKAYEHRLHLTGSGARCNQCDFTLKRKRATLPVLVKYKYDPHPLTRGFAESIR